Proteins from one Corynebacterium epidermidicanis genomic window:
- a CDS encoding ECF transporter S component: MTSSASRPAKNSWRVVDIVVAVVLAVASGLIFWVWNSIGYAWYEAMNAVTPGFGGLAAGVWLLGGVLGGLIIRKPGAALFVELLAACVSAALGNQWGIETVYSGLAQGLGAELIFLVFAYRSFRLPVAMLAGVGAAIGAFVLELFLSGNLAKGMEYNVIYLICFAISGALLAGVFGFVLTRALAATGALDRFAAGRERRELV; the protein is encoded by the coding sequence ATGACTAGCTCTGCATCCCGCCCTGCGAAGAATTCCTGGCGCGTAGTCGACATCGTGGTGGCGGTGGTCCTTGCGGTCGCCTCGGGGCTCATCTTCTGGGTGTGGAATTCGATCGGCTACGCCTGGTATGAAGCGATGAATGCTGTCACGCCTGGTTTTGGCGGCCTGGCCGCTGGGGTGTGGCTGCTCGGTGGCGTGCTTGGTGGGCTGATTATCCGTAAACCCGGCGCAGCTTTGTTTGTGGAACTGCTGGCCGCTTGCGTTTCAGCAGCTCTGGGAAACCAATGGGGGATTGAAACGGTGTACTCCGGACTGGCCCAAGGTCTGGGTGCTGAGCTCATCTTCCTTGTTTTTGCGTACCGGTCTTTCCGTCTTCCCGTCGCGATGCTCGCTGGAGTCGGCGCGGCGATTGGCGCGTTCGTGTTGGAGTTGTTCCTTTCCGGCAACCTCGCGAAGGGGATGGAGTACAACGTCATTTACCTGATCTGTTTCGCCATTTCCGGGGCGCTGCTCGCGGGCGTTTTTGGTTTCGTCCTTACCCGCGCGCTGGCGGCCACCGGCGCTTTGGATCGCTTTGCCGCTGGACGCGAGCGACGCGAACTCGTCTAG